Proteins found in one Synechococcus sp. LA31 genomic segment:
- a CDS encoding DUF2301 domain-containing membrane protein, whose product MTNFEGAYGPYSITADDEREVFSYRLALFTAALAQVGLLLQWRQLGGASLWPWLPPLLIGVGLALRWIHIYLRPLHRALQLLWLVGCLGFAALAFNAGPNGMAEAIANNPRWIWAIGPFFAALAGIGFKEFFCFRRPEAIGVTLLLPLALLGSLMGLLPTAVSGSLMGLEAALLLVLTLRKFPMPAAADVGDKSVFAYLDAQRQQPGS is encoded by the coding sequence ATGACCAACTTTGAAGGGGCGTACGGGCCGTACAGCATCACGGCCGATGACGAACGAGAGGTGTTCAGCTACAGGCTGGCGTTGTTCACCGCAGCGCTGGCCCAGGTAGGGCTGCTGCTGCAGTGGCGCCAACTCGGCGGGGCCTCGCTCTGGCCCTGGCTGCCTCCCCTGCTAATCGGGGTGGGCTTGGCCCTGCGCTGGATCCACATCTATCTGCGGCCACTGCACCGAGCCCTCCAACTGCTCTGGCTGGTGGGCTGCCTGGGCTTCGCAGCGCTGGCCTTCAACGCGGGGCCCAACGGCATGGCCGAGGCCATAGCCAACAATCCCCGCTGGATCTGGGCGATCGGGCCCTTTTTCGCAGCACTTGCCGGGATCGGCTTCAAGGAATTCTTTTGCTTCCGCAGGCCGGAAGCCATCGGGGTGACACTGCTGTTGCCCCTGGCTCTACTGGGCAGCCTCATGGGGCTACTGCCAACGGCAGTGAGCGGCAGCTTGATGGGGCTTGAAGCAGCGCTGCTACTAGTGCTCACCCTGCGCAAGTTCCCGATGCCGGCAGCGGCGGATGTGGGCGACAAGAGCGTGTTTGCTTATCTGGACGCTCAGCGGCAGCAGCCCGGTTCGTGA
- a CDS encoding glutathione S-transferase C-terminal domain-containing protein, whose product MAIPPAVVAAARASWHWQWQRLMGGLGPADANGNYTRPKAAFTALPPLPTDAAQPSQHVLIVGRSCPWAHRAWLVWTLRQLQDSIELLVVEPDPEAGRWRFQTPFLGCSTLQDLYRRSGAATQQRATVPVLVHRPSAQVVLSESARLIELLNQWPAPDGSVDLAPPERIRTIQPWRDLFQGAVNDGVYRCGFARNQNAYDRAETALFAALDQAEAALQGAGAQSWLAGGDVSLADVQLFPTLIRLELVYAPLFGVSRRPLWQFPALWRWRQRFFALPGVAATCCDQAWRQDYFGALFPLHPSGIVPAGPALATLVQGQVQG is encoded by the coding sequence ATGGCGATTCCCCCGGCCGTGGTGGCAGCGGCGCGCGCCAGCTGGCACTGGCAATGGCAGCGGCTGATGGGAGGCCTGGGCCCCGCCGATGCCAACGGCAACTACACCCGACCCAAGGCTGCCTTTACCGCCCTGCCTCCCCTCCCGACCGACGCTGCCCAGCCGTCTCAACACGTGTTAATCGTGGGTCGCAGCTGCCCTTGGGCCCATCGGGCCTGGCTGGTGTGGACCCTCCGCCAGCTGCAGGACTCCATCGAACTGCTGGTGGTGGAGCCGGATCCCGAAGCAGGACGCTGGCGCTTCCAAACGCCCTTTCTGGGCTGCAGCACCCTGCAAGACCTCTACCGCCGCTCAGGGGCCGCAACGCAGCAGCGGGCAACGGTACCGGTGCTCGTGCATCGCCCCAGCGCTCAGGTGGTGTTAAGCGAGAGCGCTCGGCTAATCGAGCTGCTCAACCAGTGGCCCGCGCCTGATGGGAGCGTGGATCTGGCGCCACCTGAGCGCATCAGGACCATCCAGCCCTGGCGTGATCTGTTTCAAGGCGCCGTCAACGACGGGGTGTATCGCTGCGGCTTTGCCCGCAACCAAAACGCCTACGACCGGGCTGAAACCGCCTTGTTTGCGGCCCTCGATCAAGCCGAAGCAGCGTTGCAGGGTGCGGGTGCACAGTCCTGGCTCGCGGGGGGCGACGTGAGCCTGGCGGATGTGCAGCTCTTCCCCACACTGATCCGGCTGGAGCTGGTTTATGCGCCGTTGTTCGGCGTCTCGCGCCGGCCGCTGTGGCAATTCCCGGCGTTGTGGCGCTGGCGCCAGCGCTTTTTCGCTCTGCCTGGCGTTGCTGCCACCTGCTGCGATCAGGCCTGGCGGCAGGATTATTTCGGGGCGCTTTTTCCCTTGCACCCATCAGGGATCGTGCCGGCGGGGCCCGCGCTAGCCACACTGGTGCAGGGGCAGGTGCAGGGATGA
- a CDS encoding aspartoacylase, whose product MGQARVLVVAATHGNERNAPWLMEQWRRQPQLLDRAGLDLQLEIGNPEAFVANRRYIERDLNRSFAAELLADSSRTELEIQRARTLLAAFGPEGRQPCTVALDLHSTTSAMGNSLVLYGRRPADLALAAGMQARLGLPVYLHEADAAQTGFLVERWPAGLVVEVGPVPQGLVSATICRQTQLALEAACDTLAAAAAGRLRLPQGLQVHLHQGSLDLPRLTDGTPLAALHPQRQHRDWLPLQPGDPLFWQLDGAGERYRPEVLELGSEARWPVFINEAAYGEKGIALSLCRRERWSCDRSWVEALGSLVQTAGPL is encoded by the coding sequence ATGGGCCAGGCACGCGTGCTGGTGGTAGCAGCCACCCATGGCAATGAGCGCAATGCCCCTTGGCTGATGGAGCAGTGGCGCCGCCAACCGCAGCTGTTGGATCGAGCAGGCCTTGATCTGCAGCTGGAGATCGGCAATCCCGAGGCTTTCGTCGCTAATCGCCGTTACATCGAGCGGGATCTGAACCGCTCCTTTGCTGCCGAGCTGCTGGCCGATTCCTCCCGCACCGAGCTGGAAATTCAGCGAGCCCGAACGCTGCTGGCAGCGTTCGGGCCTGAGGGCCGCCAGCCCTGCACGGTGGCACTGGATCTGCACAGCACCACCAGTGCCATGGGGAACTCCCTGGTGCTCTACGGGCGGCGTCCGGCTGATCTGGCGCTGGCGGCGGGGATGCAGGCGCGGCTCGGTTTGCCGGTTTATCTGCATGAGGCCGATGCGGCCCAAACCGGCTTTTTGGTGGAGCGTTGGCCGGCTGGCCTGGTGGTTGAGGTGGGGCCGGTGCCGCAGGGTTTGGTGAGCGCCACGATCTGCCGTCAGACCCAGCTGGCCCTGGAAGCGGCTTGCGACACCCTGGCGGCCGCGGCGGCCGGGCGGCTTCGATTACCCCAGGGCCTGCAGGTTCACTTGCATCAAGGCAGCCTCGACCTACCGCGTCTCACTGATGGCACACCATTGGCTGCTTTGCATCCCCAGCGACAACACCGCGACTGGCTGCCGCTGCAGCCGGGTGATCCGCTGTTCTGGCAGCTGGATGGGGCCGGGGAGCGCTACAGGCCCGAGGTCTTGGAGTTGGGCTCAGAGGCCCGTTGGCCAGTCTTTATTAATGAGGCGGCCTATGGGGAAAAAGGGATCGCCCTAAGCCTCTGCCGGCGCGAGCGTTGGAGTTGTGATCGCAGCTGGGTAGAGGCCCTAGGCAGCCTGGTTCAAACGGCAGGGCCGTTGTAG
- the psbA gene encoding photosystem II q(b) protein: protein MTTTLQQRQGASAWNQFCEWVTSTDNRLYVGWFGVLMIPCLLAATICFIVAFIAAPPVDIDGIREPVAGSLMYGNNIISGAVIPSSNAIGLHFYPIWEAASLDEWLYNGGPFQLVVFHFLIGIYAYMGREWELSYRLGMRPWICVAYSAPVAAASAVFLVYPFGQGSFSDAMPLGISGTFNYMLVFQAEHNILMHPFHMLGVAGVFGGSLFSAMHGSLVTSSLVRETTESESQNYGYKFGQEEETYNIVAAHGYFGRLIFQYASFNNSRSLHFFLAAWPVVGIWFTALGVSTMAFNLNGFNFNQSILDSQGRVLNTWADVLNRAGLGMEVMHERNAHNFPLDLAAAEATPVALTAPAIG from the coding sequence ATGACCACCACTCTCCAGCAGCGCCAAGGCGCTTCTGCGTGGAACCAGTTCTGCGAGTGGGTCACCAGCACCGACAACCGCCTCTATGTGGGTTGGTTCGGCGTTCTGATGATCCCCTGCCTGCTGGCAGCCACCATCTGCTTCATCGTTGCTTTCATCGCAGCTCCCCCCGTCGACATCGACGGCATCCGTGAGCCTGTGGCCGGCAGCCTGATGTATGGCAACAACATCATCTCCGGCGCTGTGATCCCCAGCAGCAACGCCATCGGCCTTCACTTCTATCCCATCTGGGAAGCCGCCAGCCTCGACGAGTGGCTGTACAACGGCGGTCCTTTCCAGCTGGTTGTTTTCCACTTCCTCATCGGCATCTACGCCTACATGGGTCGTGAGTGGGAACTCTCCTACCGCCTGGGTATGCGCCCCTGGATCTGCGTTGCTTACAGCGCACCCGTGGCTGCTGCCTCTGCTGTGTTCCTGGTGTATCCCTTCGGTCAGGGCTCCTTCTCGGACGCCATGCCCCTGGGTATCTCCGGCACCTTCAACTACATGCTGGTGTTCCAGGCTGAGCACAACATCCTGATGCACCCCTTCCACATGCTTGGTGTGGCTGGTGTGTTCGGTGGCTCCCTGTTCTCCGCCATGCACGGTTCGCTGGTGACCTCCTCCCTGGTGCGTGAAACCACCGAGAGCGAGAGCCAGAACTACGGCTACAAGTTCGGCCAAGAGGAAGAGACCTACAACATCGTGGCTGCCCACGGTTACTTCGGTCGCCTGATCTTCCAATACGCCTCCTTCAACAACAGCCGCAGCCTGCACTTCTTCCTGGCTGCCTGGCCTGTGGTCGGCATCTGGTTCACCGCCCTGGGCGTGAGCACGATGGCCTTCAACCTGAACGGTTTCAACTTCAACCAGTCCATCCTGGATTCCCAGGGCCGTGTTCTGAACACCTGGGCTGACGTGCTGAACCGTGCAGGTCTGGGTATGGAAGTGATGCACGAGCGCAACGCTCACAACTTCCCCCTCGACCTGGCTGCTGCAGAAGCCACCCCCGTGGCACTGACTGCACCTGCCATCGGCTGA
- a CDS encoding 16S rRNA (uracil(1498)-N(3))-methyltransferase, whose protein sequence is MNIILLRADDWLDAELAMVSDHRATHIRTVLKAQVGDALHVGLLGGECGTGVIESLDLSSVTLRIQLSDPPPPRHRFDLVMALPRPKMLRRILRQCAEFGVEHLHLINSARVEKSFWQSPLLRPSKVAEALQAGLERSRDTLAPQVHLHKRFRPFVEDELSSICAGRPCWIAEMGATRSLADTPAERAVVMIGPEGGFVPFEVQLALSVIANPVHLGVRTLSVDTALTTVLAQALPR, encoded by the coding sequence ATGAACATCATTCTTCTGCGCGCAGACGACTGGCTCGACGCTGAACTGGCCATGGTGAGCGATCACCGCGCGACCCATATCCGCACGGTTCTCAAAGCGCAGGTGGGAGACGCACTCCACGTGGGCCTGCTGGGAGGAGAGTGCGGCACTGGGGTGATCGAAAGCTTGGACCTAAGCAGCGTGACGCTGCGGATTCAGCTTTCAGATCCGCCGCCACCGCGCCATCGCTTCGATTTGGTGATGGCCTTACCCCGGCCGAAGATGCTGCGCCGCATCCTGCGGCAGTGCGCAGAATTTGGCGTGGAGCATCTCCACTTGATCAACAGCGCCAGAGTGGAAAAGAGCTTTTGGCAGAGCCCACTGCTACGGCCGAGCAAGGTGGCGGAAGCCCTGCAAGCCGGGCTGGAGCGCTCCAGAGACACTCTTGCCCCGCAGGTTCATCTACACAAACGCTTTCGCCCATTCGTGGAAGACGAGCTGAGCAGCATCTGCGCCGGCCGCCCCTGTTGGATTGCGGAGATGGGGGCCACGCGATCGCTGGCAGACACACCAGCCGAGCGTGCCGTGGTGATGATCGGCCCGGAAGGCGGCTTTGTGCCCTTTGAGGTGCAGTTGGCGCTGTCGGTGATTGCAAACCCTGTGCACCTTGGCGTACGCACCTTGAGTGTGGATACAGCCCTCACCACCGTGCTGGCCCAGGCCTTGCCTCGCTGA
- a CDS encoding nucleoside deaminase yields the protein MNHSTMQMLMREAREEAEQSWQEGGIPIGAVLAQEDGTIVARGHNQRVQMGDPTSHGETQCIRNAGRRRDWRELTLVTTLSPCPMCAGTAVLLGFRRVLIGERHSFQGAEAWLLEAGIGVNCLDDPLCEQLMQRLQQQKPELWAEDIGL from the coding sequence ATGAATCACAGCACGATGCAGATGCTGATGCGGGAGGCCCGCGAGGAAGCAGAACAAAGCTGGCAGGAGGGAGGTATTCCGATCGGTGCAGTGCTGGCTCAAGAAGACGGCACGATCGTGGCGCGTGGGCACAACCAGCGGGTGCAAATGGGCGATCCCACGAGCCATGGCGAAACCCAGTGCATCCGCAATGCGGGCCGGCGGCGCGACTGGCGCGAGCTCACGCTGGTAACCACCCTCTCCCCTTGCCCGATGTGTGCGGGGACAGCGGTGTTGCTTGGTTTTCGGCGCGTGCTGATCGGAGAACGGCACAGTTTCCAGGGCGCGGAAGCCTGGCTGCTCGAAGCCGGGATCGGTGTGAACTGCCTGGATGATCCATTGTGCGAGCAGCTGATGCAGCGGCTTCAACAGCAAAAACCTGAGCTGTGGGCTGAAGACATCGGCCTCTGA
- a CDS encoding DUF3493 domain-containing protein, with amino-acid sequence MAPESREPLDPALRARLLQEAKTPWRGLRRALWLAFTASAAVGLATMALRASSGDAVPLSDLGIQVGALVLFGGLLWRDRNPSIDDGGV; translated from the coding sequence ATGGCACCAGAGTCCCGTGAGCCCCTTGATCCAGCGCTGCGAGCCCGCTTGCTTCAGGAGGCGAAAACACCATGGCGTGGCTTGCGGCGCGCCCTCTGGCTCGCGTTCACAGCCTCTGCGGCTGTGGGGCTCGCCACCATGGCCCTACGTGCTTCTTCGGGTGATGCCGTGCCGTTGAGCGATCTAGGAATCCAGGTCGGAGCTCTTGTGCTCTTCGGCGGATTGCTCTGGCGTGATCGCAACCCCAGCATCGACGACGGTGGTGTCTGA
- a CDS encoding low-complexity tail membrane protein, which produces MNPARREPLLWLQLLGLAALPLEALLLLLVLAGADPGPFPGFERVLAWALGALAPAALFWRLPPDLWSLLLAQVPMRGRRPEQLRLSALQGALPLKLLAVAGAPLLLPMLWWADANAGLAWAWSPLSASPRLVVLLVSVPLLALMLWQWQQLIQAVWMLTRPALLVEQTLPLTQVDAGETRLNAGLPLLLLPPLTLEVPPTPQEAPAAEIEPEPSPEPIASDESSDINEASNLPHADLGDVAVDQPDPAEPEQDAIDVQGGDAASDTTVVDAGVAITPEQSAEEHKSSDLDS; this is translated from the coding sequence GTGAATCCGGCAAGACGCGAACCCCTGCTGTGGCTCCAGCTCCTGGGGCTCGCCGCCTTGCCGCTCGAGGCGCTGCTCCTGCTGTTGGTTCTGGCAGGTGCCGACCCTGGCCCCTTCCCGGGATTTGAACGGGTGCTCGCCTGGGCCTTGGGGGCACTGGCACCGGCGGCCCTGTTCTGGAGGTTGCCACCCGATCTCTGGTCGCTGCTGCTCGCCCAAGTGCCCATGCGGGGCCGCCGGCCCGAACAGCTCCGCCTCAGCGCCCTGCAAGGGGCTCTGCCGCTCAAGCTCCTGGCGGTTGCTGGGGCGCCATTGCTTCTGCCAATGCTGTGGTGGGCCGACGCCAACGCAGGCTTGGCCTGGGCTTGGTCCCCCCTTTCCGCCAGCCCGCGCCTGGTGGTGCTGCTGGTGAGCGTGCCACTGCTGGCGCTGATGCTGTGGCAATGGCAGCAACTCATCCAGGCGGTGTGGATGCTCACCAGACCAGCGTTGTTGGTGGAGCAAACCCTGCCGCTCACCCAGGTTGATGCTGGCGAAACACGCCTCAATGCTGGACTTCCACTACTGCTCTTGCCGCCGCTCACGCTTGAAGTGCCGCCCACGCCGCAGGAAGCCCCCGCAGCAGAGATCGAACCTGAGCCAAGCCCAGAGCCGATTGCGAGCGACGAGAGCAGCGATATCAACGAAGCGTCAAACCTCCCACATGCAGATCTCGGGGATGTCGCCGTCGATCAACCCGATCCTGCCGAACCCGAGCAGGATGCCATCGATGTCCAGGGCGGGGATGCTGCTTCAGACACCACCGTCGTCGATGCTGGGGTTGCGATCACGCCAGAGCAATCCGCCGAAGAGCACAAGAGCTCCGACCTGGATTCCTAG
- the infB gene encoding translation initiation factor IF-2, which produces MTSSGKVRIYELSKDLGLENKDVLDAAEKLAIAAKSHSSSISDDEAARIRNLIKSGGNGSQAASAPSPAAPPQKAILSVKKAPTAPAASPAAPQAPKPVASAPAAPAKPAATKPAAAKPVAAPSRPAAPAAPVPRPAAPAAKAAKPVAPPARPAAPSAPPARPVAAKPAAGAPARPSAPAPARPAPAIVSKTPAGAPPARKPAPPSAAAPARPAAPPPRPAAAPQRPGAPAPTRPGAGGGNKPQLVGRPQSGQGGGRPAPPSGRPSLSQRPGMPTRPGAPAPVRGAKPGAPPARPQVELVGKPIRRDVSGPSGGNRPAPPTRPGMPGMRKPVAPGELMQLQKPGARPAAAPPRRPGGPGAPAAAGAPGSTDAARPTATPPSAPRRPNFRAPQPPAGGRPRRPDWDDSAKLEALRSRSPQKQRQKVHIIGENDDALTAETGGYAGGQEAMVLQASLARPAKPKSATPTHRKPTAVTRKRKKETTRQRQRRRAMELRAAREAKQQRPEMLVVPEGNLTVQELADRLGVDSSEIIKSLFFKGIIATVTQTLDLSAIETVSDEFGVPVLEDDVEAAAAKTVDMIEESDLAHLIRRPPVVTVMGHVDHGKTSLLDSIRKTRVTAGEAGGITQHIGAYQVAVPHAGEQRKITFLDTPGHEAFTAMRARGTKVTDVAVLVVAADDGVRPQTLEAISHARAAKVPIVVAINKIDKEGASADRVKQELSSHELVAEDWGGNTVMVPVSAIKGENIDKLLEMILLVTEVEDLQANPDRMAKGTVIEAHLDKAKGPVATLLIQNGTLHTGDVLAAGPILGKVRAMVDDNGKRVKEAGPSYAVEALGFSEVPTAGDEFEVYPDEKSARAVVGDRATEARATRLAQQMASRRVSLASMSGQASEGELKELNLILKADVQGSVEAILGSLEQLPREEVQVRVLLSAPGEVTETDVDLAAASGAVIVGFNTSMAPGAKRAADATGVDVRDYDVIYKLLEDIQMAMEGLLEPELVEEGLGEAEVRAVFTIGKSAVAGCYVTNGKLQRNCKVRVWRGKEKVYEGDLDSLRRGKDDQKEVATGFECGIGCDRFANWQEGDRVEAYKLVTQRRTLST; this is translated from the coding sequence ATGACCAGCAGCGGCAAAGTCAGGATTTACGAGCTGTCCAAGGACTTGGGCCTTGAGAACAAGGACGTGCTCGATGCCGCCGAGAAGCTCGCGATCGCCGCGAAGAGCCATAGCAGCTCCATCAGCGACGACGAAGCAGCCCGCATCCGCAACCTGATTAAGAGTGGCGGCAATGGCTCCCAGGCAGCGAGCGCGCCCTCGCCTGCAGCTCCGCCGCAGAAGGCCATCCTCTCCGTGAAGAAAGCGCCCACAGCACCCGCCGCCAGCCCCGCGGCTCCCCAGGCACCCAAACCGGTCGCCAGCGCACCGGCGGCCCCGGCCAAACCTGCAGCAACCAAACCTGCAGCAGCCAAGCCGGTAGCAGCACCGTCACGCCCGGCTGCCCCCGCGGCTCCAGTGCCTCGTCCTGCAGCCCCAGCAGCCAAGGCAGCCAAGCCCGTGGCGCCCCCAGCGCGGCCTGCTGCTCCTTCAGCCCCTCCTGCACGCCCCGTGGCAGCCAAGCCGGCCGCGGGTGCACCAGCCCGCCCCAGCGCTCCGGCTCCTGCCCGGCCCGCCCCGGCGATTGTTTCCAAGACTCCCGCAGGTGCCCCGCCGGCCCGCAAGCCTGCTCCCCCAAGCGCTGCTGCGCCGGCACGTCCTGCAGCGCCGCCACCGCGGCCTGCAGCTGCACCCCAGCGTCCTGGCGCGCCAGCGCCCACCCGCCCCGGCGCCGGTGGCGGCAACAAGCCTCAGCTGGTGGGTCGCCCCCAAAGCGGTCAGGGGGGTGGTCGCCCCGCTCCTCCGTCCGGTCGTCCGTCCCTGAGCCAACGACCTGGCATGCCCACACGCCCCGGGGCCCCGGCCCCCGTGCGGGGCGCCAAGCCCGGCGCACCACCGGCACGGCCTCAGGTGGAACTGGTTGGCAAACCGATCCGCCGCGATGTGAGCGGTCCCAGCGGTGGCAACCGCCCCGCACCTCCCACAAGACCCGGCATGCCAGGCATGCGCAAGCCGGTGGCGCCTGGCGAGCTGATGCAGCTCCAAAAGCCCGGTGCACGCCCGGCTGCAGCACCGCCGCGCCGTCCGGGTGGGCCCGGCGCACCGGCAGCCGCCGGCGCTCCCGGCAGCACCGATGCTGCACGCCCAACGGCCACACCACCCTCGGCACCACGCCGTCCAAACTTCCGTGCTCCACAGCCTCCTGCCGGTGGGCGTCCCCGCCGTCCGGACTGGGATGACAGCGCCAAGCTGGAGGCACTGCGCAGCCGCTCTCCGCAGAAGCAGCGCCAGAAAGTTCACATCATTGGTGAAAACGACGATGCGCTGACGGCGGAAACCGGCGGTTACGCCGGCGGACAAGAAGCGATGGTGCTGCAGGCCTCCCTGGCCCGCCCAGCCAAACCGAAGAGCGCCACCCCCACCCACCGCAAGCCCACCGCGGTTACCCGCAAGCGCAAGAAAGAAACCACCCGTCAGCGCCAGCGCCGCCGCGCCATGGAGCTGCGCGCAGCCCGCGAGGCCAAGCAACAGCGTCCAGAAATGCTCGTGGTACCGGAGGGCAACCTCACGGTGCAAGAGCTGGCCGATCGCCTCGGCGTCGACAGCTCCGAGATCATTAAGAGCCTCTTCTTCAAGGGCATCATCGCCACCGTCACCCAGACCCTCGATCTCTCCGCGATCGAGACGGTGTCGGATGAGTTCGGCGTGCCGGTGCTCGAAGACGACGTGGAGGCCGCTGCCGCCAAGACAGTGGACATGATCGAGGAGAGCGACCTGGCTCACCTGATCCGCCGCCCACCCGTGGTGACCGTGATGGGCCACGTGGACCACGGCAAAACCAGCCTGCTGGACTCCATCCGCAAAACCCGGGTCACCGCCGGCGAGGCCGGAGGCATCACCCAGCACATCGGTGCCTACCAAGTGGCAGTGCCCCACGCTGGTGAGCAGCGCAAGATCACCTTCCTCGACACCCCGGGCCACGAAGCGTTTACCGCCATGCGTGCCCGAGGCACCAAGGTCACCGACGTGGCCGTGCTCGTGGTGGCCGCCGATGACGGCGTGCGCCCCCAGACCCTGGAAGCCATCAGCCACGCCCGCGCCGCCAAGGTGCCGATCGTGGTGGCGATCAACAAGATCGATAAGGAAGGCGCCTCAGCGGATCGGGTGAAGCAGGAGCTCTCCTCCCACGAACTCGTGGCCGAAGACTGGGGCGGCAACACCGTGATGGTGCCGGTGAGCGCCATCAAGGGCGAGAACATCGACAAGCTGCTCGAGATGATCCTGCTCGTCACCGAAGTGGAAGACCTGCAGGCCAACCCCGACCGCATGGCCAAGGGCACCGTGATCGAGGCCCATCTCGACAAGGCCAAGGGACCCGTCGCCACCCTGCTGATCCAGAACGGCACCCTGCACACCGGCGACGTCCTCGCCGCTGGCCCGATCCTGGGCAAGGTGCGCGCCATGGTCGACGACAACGGCAAGCGCGTCAAAGAAGCCGGCCCCTCCTACGCCGTTGAGGCTCTGGGCTTCAGCGAAGTGCCTACCGCCGGTGATGAGTTCGAGGTCTACCCCGACGAGAAATCGGCCCGCGCCGTGGTGGGCGATCGCGCCACCGAAGCCCGCGCCACCCGTCTGGCCCAGCAGATGGCCTCGCGCCGTGTGTCGCTGGCGTCGATGTCAGGCCAGGCCAGCGAAGGCGAACTCAAGGAGCTCAACTTGATCCTCAAGGCCGACGTGCAGGGATCGGTGGAAGCCATCCTGGGCTCGCTCGAGCAGCTGCCTCGAGAAGAGGTGCAGGTGCGGGTGCTGCTCTCGGCACCGGGCGAAGTCACCGAGACCGACGTGGACCTGGCGGCTGCATCCGGCGCTGTGATTGTTGGCTTCAACACTTCGATGGCACCGGGCGCCAAGCGCGCCGCTGATGCCACCGGCGTGGATGTGCGCGATTACGACGTGATCTACAAGCTGCTCGAAGACATCCAGATGGCCATGGAAGGCCTACTGGAACCCGAGCTGGTAGAGGAGGGCCTCGGCGAAGCCGAAGTGCGCGCGGTGTTCACCATCGGCAAGAGCGCCGTGGCTGGCTGCTACGTCACCAACGGCAAGCTGCAACGCAACTGCAAGGTGCGCGTCTGGCGTGGCAAGGAAAAGGTTTACGAGGGCGACCTCGACTCCCTGCGCCGCGGCAAAGACGACCAGAAGGAAGTGGCCACCGGCTTCGAGTGCGGCATCGGCTGTGATCGCTTCGCCAACTGGCAAGAAGGCGATCGCGTTGAGGCCTACAAACTGGTCACACAGCGCCGCACACTAAGCACCTGA
- a CDS encoding YlxR family protein, which translates to MSERSVLRRCVTCRQLLDRQQLWRVIRLADGGLALDQGMGRSAYLCPSESCLEEAKRRKKLQKGLRCHVADSIYAALEQRLHATSSAGSEAR; encoded by the coding sequence GTGAGTGAGCGCAGCGTCCTCAGGCGCTGCGTGACCTGCCGGCAGCTGCTCGATCGACAGCAGCTCTGGCGGGTCATTCGCCTGGCGGACGGAGGCCTCGCTCTCGATCAGGGCATGGGCCGGTCGGCCTACCTCTGCCCCAGCGAGAGCTGCCTTGAGGAAGCCAAACGCCGCAAGAAACTGCAGAAGGGCCTCCGTTGCCACGTTGCAGATTCCATCTACGCGGCATTGGAGCAGCGCCTGCACGCCACCTCATCCGCAGGCTCTGAGGCAAGATGA